The following coding sequences lie in one Bacteroidetes bacterium SB0662_bin_6 genomic window:
- the thiD gene encoding bifunctional hydroxymethylpyrimidine kinase/phosphomethylpyrimidine kinase → MNVALTIAGSDSGGGAGIQADMKAMQAQGVFAASVVTAVTAQNTQAVLDAFELPPDLIAKQIDAVYDDFTVGATKTGMLSSAAIIEIVAEKLQERRVSPLVVDPVMISKSGFPLLRDDAVETLRERLLPLATLVTPNAHEARRLTGLEVDSEEGQQEAAAAIHAMGPGAVLVKGGHVDEAGDAVDVLYDGKRMRAFRAPRIATENTHGTGCTYASAIAANLARGFSLKESVARAKRYVTEAIRHAPAIGQGHGPVSHFYFLKQVDVFPPAE, encoded by the coding sequence ATGAACGTGGCCCTTACCATTGCAGGCAGCGACTCCGGCGGCGGGGCCGGCATACAGGCCGATATGAAAGCCATGCAGGCCCAGGGCGTGTTTGCAGCGAGCGTTGTAACGGCGGTCACTGCGCAGAATACGCAGGCCGTCCTGGATGCCTTCGAACTTCCGCCTGATCTGATCGCAAAGCAGATCGACGCGGTGTACGACGATTTTACGGTGGGTGCTACGAAGACAGGCATGCTTTCTTCCGCAGCGATCATTGAAATCGTGGCGGAAAAGCTTCAGGAGCGCCGGGTATCTCCGCTCGTGGTCGATCCGGTCATGATTTCAAAGAGCGGGTTTCCGTTGTTGCGCGACGATGCGGTCGAGACGCTCCGGGAACGGCTTCTGCCGCTTGCCACGCTGGTCACCCCGAATGCGCACGAAGCACGCCGCCTTACAGGGCTCGAGGTGGATTCGGAGGAGGGCCAGCAGGAAGCCGCCGCGGCCATTCATGCCATGGGGCCTGGGGCGGTCCTGGTCAAGGGCGGGCATGTGGATGAGGCCGGCGATGCGGTGGATGTGCTGTACGACGGCAAGCGGATGCGTGCGTTTCGCGCCCCCCGCATCGCAACGGAAAACACGCACGGAACGGGTTGCACCTATGCGTCCGCCATTGCCGCGAATCTGGCGCGCGGGTTTTCGCTGAAGGAATCCGTTGCGCGGGCCAAGCGATATGTGACCGAAGCCATCCGACACGCCCCTGCGATCGGACAGGGCCATGGCCCCGTAAGTCATTTTTACTTTCTGAAGCAGGTGGACGTTTTTCCCCCGGCGGAGTGA